In Shouchella patagoniensis, the following are encoded in one genomic region:
- a CDS encoding response regulator transcription factor, whose amino-acid sequence MNIRMLIVDDEPVICQGLVQTIPWESLGVEVVDTAFNGKQALQKLEQQSIDLILTDISMPEMDGLALAEYMVQEYPDTKMIIISGFDNFDYARQALRLGIEDYLLKPVDVDELMGLVRIVTKKIVMQKEKKRSQVHDWIAQLLLHALFHTPVSETIKAKQDTLFGAYRLLISEVSGYSQLQETLPLDTFEQMNEMVKSVVGTTLETCGIQQVSLFGHENELLTLCYSEDPEVLSNWRIHDVWTEVMKQTPYPLQTVASSIGGSFSTCFSHYQQALRLLDHQRGHGEGISFEGVQSDKVTLYPAEAEVALLEAVLKHDESRVETCIAQTVSELAAKGQSLSHIVHVCRELELVLKRKLQERLPNKAFDDIELRLQGEVDLRLLNTSTAIEQIFLRDMVGFLGELKENEHNHWVIENIKRYINKHYQQDLRAAEVAELHFITPNYFSMLFKQETGQSFSEYLNGLRIQKSSELLLNTSNKVFEIAEYVGYKEYKYFVQVFKKQVGLTPTHYRRLNASHETRKKQI is encoded by the coding sequence ATGAACATACGGATGCTGATCGTGGATGATGAACCGGTCATTTGCCAAGGGCTCGTTCAAACGATTCCATGGGAGAGTCTAGGGGTAGAAGTCGTAGACACCGCTTTTAATGGCAAGCAAGCCTTGCAAAAACTGGAACAACAATCCATTGATTTGATTCTGACGGATATCTCCATGCCAGAAATGGATGGGCTCGCTTTGGCAGAATACATGGTGCAAGAATACCCCGATACGAAAATGATCATCATTAGTGGGTTTGATAATTTCGACTATGCGAGGCAGGCACTGCGTTTAGGGATCGAAGACTATTTGCTTAAACCAGTGGATGTGGACGAATTAATGGGGCTTGTTCGAATCGTGACCAAAAAAATTGTGATGCAAAAAGAGAAGAAACGCAGTCAGGTTCATGATTGGATTGCCCAATTGCTTCTCCATGCGCTCTTTCATACACCTGTTTCAGAAACGATCAAAGCCAAACAAGATACGTTGTTTGGGGCCTATCGTCTGCTCATTAGTGAAGTGTCTGGCTATTCCCAGCTCCAAGAGACGTTGCCACTTGATACGTTTGAACAAATGAATGAAATGGTAAAAAGCGTTGTGGGTACGACATTGGAAACGTGCGGGATTCAGCAAGTTTCCCTGTTTGGCCATGAAAATGAGTTGTTGACGCTTTGTTACAGCGAGGACCCTGAAGTTCTCTCCAATTGGCGGATTCACGACGTATGGACAGAAGTCATGAAGCAAACCCCATACCCGCTTCAAACGGTAGCTTCCTCGATTGGTGGCTCGTTTTCCACTTGTTTTTCTCATTACCAGCAAGCGCTACGGCTGCTCGATCATCAGCGGGGCCACGGAGAGGGCATTTCTTTTGAAGGTGTACAAAGCGACAAGGTAACGTTGTATCCAGCAGAAGCAGAAGTAGCTTTATTGGAAGCCGTGCTGAAGCATGACGAGAGCAGAGTGGAAACGTGTATCGCGCAAACGGTGTCAGAGTTAGCGGCGAAGGGCCAATCGCTAAGCCATATCGTGCATGTGTGCCGGGAGCTAGAGTTAGTGCTCAAACGAAAGTTGCAAGAACGGTTGCCAAATAAAGCATTCGACGATATTGAACTTCGGTTGCAAGGAGAAGTGGATCTCCGTTTACTCAACACGTCTACGGCGATTGAACAGATCTTCCTTCGGGACATGGTTGGTTTTCTTGGTGAGCTGAAAGAAAACGAACACAACCATTGGGTGATTGAGAATATTAAACGCTATATTAACAAACATTACCAGCAGGACTTGCGGGCGGCTGAAGTGGCAGAGCTCCATTTCATTACACCAAATTATTTCAGCATGCTTTTTAAGCAAGAAACAGGTCAGAGTTTTTCAGAGTATTTAAATGGTTTGCGCATCCAAAAGTCATCAGAGTTGTTGCTCAACACGTCCAATAAAGTGTTTGAAATTGCTGAATATGTTGGCTACAAAGAATACAAATATTTCGTGCAAGTGTTTAAGAAACAAGTCGGATTAACACCAACCCATTATCGGCGTTTAAATGCGAGCCATGAAACAAGAAAAAAACAGATATAA
- a CDS encoding cache domain-containing sensor histidine kinase — MNGAALFQRLNEKGLSLTMNKWGSFRHWSLRWKSVLILLSLILIPALTISLLVYYQSNAILEKQVIERTEQNLRQIESNLLDVMEEVEELSSYIIYSEEFRQYMTLPVDGEESEPEEMQRLQDHIRGFFTFHLNNKTYFNSAQIEGINGAQLHLGERMGGDESFWEDTAREELGKVVWTDPYILTRRGWTTGNYTILSLFRVINNLYDISEPIGQVKIRLDERELFAHMTNSYLDPNYEMILLQEEGLVLSHRNPDLVGDLYPNEDVIFNMQSEEALFQYEDRGETYYGVTRKVAGTDLSLVSTISEEYILDEFIGIRKTMQIIMSVAGMIGLVAIAGFMLTIIKPITELTRETKRLEEGDFTAQVKVRSQDEIGQLGSRFNKAVARIQHLIETKYKLEIQNKESELKALQSQINPHFLYNTLDMIRWTARLEQAFETGKSIEHLSGLFRISLSQGKLLISLKDEMNYVQSYLELQKRRLGGQLTFSLRMEASIEQALILKLILQPLVENSLRHGFRELNQANAITIRAYREGAFVLIDVFDNGKGFHVDVDVFNESLNEENRDGDGFALRNTHERLVKTFGENGGLMAIASDKGAHIRVRIPYVESEAERRQLLEKEDAAHEHTDADRG; from the coding sequence TTGAATGGCGCTGCTCTTTTCCAACGACTCAATGAAAAGGGACTGTCGCTTACTATGAATAAATGGGGATCATTTCGTCATTGGAGTTTGCGCTGGAAATCGGTATTGATCTTATTGTCGCTTATTTTAATCCCAGCTTTAACGATTAGTTTACTCGTTTACTATCAATCAAATGCTATCTTAGAAAAACAAGTGATTGAACGAACGGAACAGAACTTGCGGCAGATTGAATCAAATTTGCTTGACGTGATGGAAGAAGTAGAAGAGTTATCTAGTTATATCATTTATAGCGAAGAGTTTCGGCAATACATGACGCTTCCCGTGGACGGGGAGGAGAGTGAGCCGGAAGAGATGCAACGGCTTCAAGATCATATTCGCGGCTTTTTTACGTTTCATTTAAACAATAAAACCTATTTTAATTCTGCGCAGATTGAAGGAATCAATGGAGCTCAATTACATCTTGGGGAGCGAATGGGCGGTGATGAATCGTTTTGGGAGGATACAGCTCGCGAAGAACTTGGCAAGGTTGTATGGACGGACCCGTATATTTTAACGCGAAGAGGTTGGACAACGGGAAATTACACCATTCTTTCGCTGTTTCGGGTGATCAACAACCTTTACGATATTTCCGAACCGATTGGGCAAGTGAAAATCCGCTTAGATGAGCGCGAATTGTTTGCTCATATGACAAACAGCTACTTGGATCCGAACTATGAAATGATCTTGCTTCAAGAGGAGGGCCTTGTTCTTTCTCATCGCAATCCAGACCTTGTTGGTGATCTGTATCCAAATGAGGATGTTATTTTTAACATGCAATCAGAGGAAGCCCTTTTCCAATATGAGGATCGCGGGGAAACATATTATGGAGTTACTCGAAAAGTAGCTGGCACGGATCTCTCCCTCGTTTCAACCATAAGCGAAGAGTATATTCTTGACGAATTTATAGGCATTCGTAAAACGATGCAAATCATTATGAGTGTGGCAGGTATGATCGGTCTTGTAGCGATTGCAGGGTTTATGTTGACGATCATTAAACCAATCACAGAACTGACGCGGGAAACAAAGCGCCTTGAAGAAGGCGATTTCACTGCGCAAGTAAAAGTGCGTTCACAGGATGAAATTGGCCAGTTAGGTTCGCGCTTTAATAAAGCAGTCGCTCGCATCCAGCATTTAATCGAGACGAAGTATAAACTCGAAATTCAGAATAAAGAATCAGAGTTAAAAGCGTTGCAAAGTCAGATTAATCCTCACTTCTTGTACAACACATTGGATATGATCCGCTGGACGGCAAGGTTGGAGCAGGCATTTGAGACGGGAAAAAGCATTGAGCATTTGTCAGGATTGTTCCGGATTAGCTTAAGCCAGGGCAAACTGTTGATTTCCCTCAAAGATGAAATGAATTATGTCCAGAGCTATTTGGAGTTGCAAAAGCGACGGCTCGGCGGCCAGCTGACGTTTTCCCTCCGCATGGAAGCGAGTATTGAACAAGCCCTTATTTTAAAGCTGATCTTGCAACCGTTAGTAGAAAACAGTCTTCGGCACGGTTTTCGTGAATTAAATCAAGCGAATGCCATTACCATTCGCGCGTATCGGGAAGGTGCATTTGTTCTGATTGATGTGTTTGATAACGGCAAAGGGTTTCATGTTGACGTGGACGTATTTAACGAATCATTAAATGAAGAAAACCGAGATGGCGATGGGTTTGCTTTACGAAACACGCATGAACGCTTAGTGAAGACGTTTGGTGAAAATGGCGGACTAATGGCGATCGCATCGGATAAAGGCGCCCACATTCGTGTGCGCATTCCATACGTAGAAAGCGAAGCAGAGCGGAGACAATTGCTTGAAAAGGAGGATGCGGCTCATGAACATACGGATGCTGATCGTGGATGA
- a CDS encoding extracellular solute-binding protein — protein MNGRERRNYVYTGTAVCMLTMLAACGGDTEDASGSGSNEVVELSFWASANPDRDDFKLTVDRVEQFNEEHDDIQLNIETTPHADYRTRLNTQAAGGQLPDIFQVWPGAELQPLVDGEAVGSLTNILDNWTDNGLLNEDALADFTFDGEAYAIPSVQNPTSFVFYNIDMLNELGYDEFPQTYDEFKQLIGDLRDEDTTPIALGNSASWVLQSVYISTIADRFTGNDFIPQVLEGERSFTDPEFVEALEVIEELVEIDAFNEDLNTIDDNQMIEYFLQERSAMVIDGNWGAISILTNKTDEMNVGIAPIPLGDSGTISTVYGNAWSLNADLSDEKREAGETFLKWMFNEEFYQDLIGVGRVVAAEVDMPEEADLDPLFLDMLQLSQEAPPAPVYDAVLPQAVNNVLQNELQAITIGRSTPEEAAQNIQNTVNAQ, from the coding sequence TTGAATGGCAGGGAGAGACGGAATTACGTCTATACAGGTACGGCCGTGTGTATGTTGACGATGCTTGCGGCTTGTGGTGGGGATACAGAAGATGCAAGTGGATCAGGTAGTAATGAGGTTGTGGAGCTGAGCTTTTGGGCGTCGGCGAATCCGGACCGGGATGACTTTAAATTAACAGTGGATCGGGTCGAACAATTTAATGAAGAACATGATGATATTCAATTAAACATCGAAACGACGCCTCATGCGGATTACCGGACACGGTTAAATACGCAAGCTGCAGGTGGACAGCTGCCAGACATCTTTCAAGTGTGGCCTGGAGCCGAGCTTCAGCCGCTTGTAGATGGAGAAGCGGTCGGTTCACTTACTAATATTTTGGACAACTGGACGGACAATGGGTTATTGAATGAAGACGCGCTTGCTGATTTTACGTTTGATGGGGAAGCGTATGCCATCCCTTCTGTTCAAAACCCAACAAGCTTCGTTTTTTATAATATCGATATGTTAAATGAATTAGGGTACGATGAGTTCCCACAAACGTACGATGAATTTAAACAACTGATTGGCGATTTACGTGATGAGGACACGACGCCTATTGCTTTAGGAAATTCAGCTTCTTGGGTACTGCAATCGGTATACATTTCAACGATTGCCGATCGTTTTACAGGAAATGATTTTATTCCGCAAGTACTTGAAGGAGAGCGTTCGTTCACGGACCCAGAGTTTGTTGAGGCGCTAGAAGTGATTGAAGAGTTAGTGGAGATTGATGCATTTAACGAAGATTTAAATACGATCGATGATAACCAGATGATTGAGTATTTCTTGCAAGAACGTTCGGCGATGGTCATTGATGGAAACTGGGGCGCGATTAGCATTTTGACGAATAAGACGGATGAGATGAATGTTGGCATTGCGCCGATTCCTTTAGGTGACTCTGGTACGATTTCAACTGTATATGGAAATGCCTGGTCGTTGAATGCGGATTTATCTGATGAAAAGAGAGAAGCAGGAGAGACGTTCTTGAAATGGATGTTTAATGAAGAATTTTATCAGGACTTAATTGGTGTAGGTCGTGTAGTGGCTGCTGAGGTTGATATGCCTGAAGAGGCGGATCTTGATCCTTTGTTTTTAGACATGTTGCAGCTATCACAAGAAGCGCCGCCAGCCCCCGTGTATGACGCGGTCTTGCCACAAGCGGTCAACAATGTGTTGCAAAATGAGTTGCAAGCGATCACCATTGGTCGCTCGACTCCAGAAGAAGCCGCGCAAAATATTCAAAACACGGTAAACGCGCAATGA
- a CDS encoding DUF3231 family protein, whose protein sequence is MGIMSGNPQDEPMHYGEVFSTWNYLMVCNKNIADTQMLLNHVGDNDLKKLLLESIDAAKSEAKQISELLKTNGVALPPAAPEPPSVDLNAIPVGARFPDPDVAATAAGATATGLVTCSQIMAQSIREDIAMMFGQFHMAKATLGAKFLKLTKEKGWLIPPPLHHSETEK, encoded by the coding sequence ATGGGAATTATGAGTGGTAACCCACAAGACGAACCAATGCATTATGGAGAGGTTTTTAGCACTTGGAATTATTTAATGGTTTGTAACAAAAACATTGCTGATACTCAAATGTTACTAAATCATGTTGGTGATAATGATCTTAAGAAACTATTGCTTGAATCCATTGATGCTGCAAAATCAGAGGCTAAACAAATTTCAGAGTTGCTTAAAACGAATGGTGTGGCTTTACCACCAGCGGCACCCGAACCACCATCAGTGGATTTAAATGCTATTCCAGTCGGAGCTCGTTTCCCCGATCCTGATGTCGCAGCCACTGCTGCTGGAGCAACAGCGACTGGACTTGTCACATGTAGTCAAATCATGGCACAGTCCATTCGCGAAGACATTGCTATGATGTTTGGTCAATTTCACATGGCAAAAGCTACACTCGGCGCAAAATTTCTAAAACTAACAAAAGAAAAAGGATGGTTAATACCTCCCCCGTTACATCACTCCGAGACGGAAAAATAA
- a CDS encoding SAM-dependent methyltransferase: MSRVENSKKLNLERIVFIGRTYEEYLNMFLLSKEELFGKKVLDCPAGACSFTAVGNKLGLDIIACDIAYYHSGNLLKSKGLQDIEHAMVHMEKAFDNYNWDFFRDIADLKSHRLSALTNCSNDMLENGEKYIPVTLPTLPFKDDQFDIVLSAHFLFMYGDRLDYQFHINTLKELLRVTKLELRIFPLVNLEGKRYEELDNIIKSLKSWGYEVTEIAVNYEFQINANSMLKVRKLTR, encoded by the coding sequence TTGAGCAGAGTTGAGAACAGTAAAAAGTTAAATTTAGAACGTATCGTTTTTATTGGAAGAACTTACGAGGAATATCTTAATATGTTCTTGCTTTCAAAAGAAGAGTTGTTTGGAAAGAAAGTTCTTGATTGCCCTGCAGGTGCATGTTCTTTTACTGCTGTAGGTAACAAGTTAGGATTAGACATTATTGCTTGTGATATTGCTTATTATCACTCTGGCAATTTACTTAAATCAAAAGGACTTCAAGATATTGAACATGCGATGGTTCATATGGAAAAAGCGTTTGATAACTATAATTGGGATTTCTTTAGAGACATAGCAGATTTAAAATCTCATAGACTTAGTGCCTTAACAAATTGTTCAAATGACATGCTAGAGAATGGTGAAAAGTACATTCCTGTTACGTTACCTACATTACCGTTTAAAGACGATCAATTTGATATCGTTCTATCTGCTCATTTTTTATTTATGTATGGAGATAGATTAGACTATCAATTTCATATTAATACTTTAAAAGAGTTGTTAAGAGTAACTAAGCTAGAGTTACGAATTTTCCCATTAGTGAACTTAGAAGGAAAAAGGTATGAAGAATTAGATAACATTATAAAATCTTTAAAAAGTTGGGGTTATGAAGTCACAGAAATAGCCGTCAACTACGAATTTCAAATAAATGCAAATTCAATGTTGAAAGTAAGGAAGTTGACGAGATAA
- a CDS encoding PhzF family phenazine biosynthesis protein codes for MEVFVQHIDAFSSVPNKGNPAGVVLDGDNYTELQMLEIAKKVGFNETVFVVASEIADFRFRYFTPGHENNLCGHATMGAIYALKMNGDLKSDEIAIETNVGVLPLVIECSSIKMKQAKPTFKEFRGSRLELAKSIGLSEKELHPDYPIMYGSTGIWTLIIPIKKLSSFVKMNPQTDTFPEVLNEMPRASLHPFCFEVRDKESFMHGRHFSSPYSGTIEDAVTGTASGVMGAYYQKFVHREIQLPSTLIVEQGHEMNKDGKVYVHLEGQRDELDVYISGNAVHVKEFMVELNEM; via the coding sequence ATGGAAGTATTTGTGCAGCATATTGATGCATTTAGTTCAGTTCCAAACAAAGGGAACCCAGCTGGTGTAGTGCTTGATGGAGATAATTACACTGAATTACAAATGCTAGAGATAGCAAAGAAAGTGGGATTCAATGAAACTGTATTTGTAGTCGCATCAGAAATCGCTGACTTTAGATTCAGATACTTTACTCCAGGTCATGAGAATAACCTTTGTGGTCATGCAACTATGGGGGCTATCTATGCATTAAAGATGAATGGGGATTTGAAATCCGACGAAATAGCAATCGAAACAAATGTAGGCGTTCTACCTTTAGTAATAGAATGTTCTAGTATAAAAATGAAACAAGCTAAACCTACATTTAAAGAATTTCGGGGCTCGAGATTAGAGTTAGCGAAATCAATCGGATTGTCCGAAAAAGAATTACATCCTGATTACCCTATTATGTATGGGAGTACCGGAATTTGGACGTTAATTATTCCAATAAAAAAGCTATCGAGTTTTGTGAAAATGAATCCTCAAACCGACACATTCCCAGAAGTTTTAAATGAAATGCCAAGGGCTTCTCTACATCCTTTTTGTTTTGAAGTAAGAGATAAAGAAAGCTTTATGCATGGTAGACACTTCTCTTCCCCCTATTCAGGTACGATTGAAGATGCCGTAACAGGAACCGCATCTGGTGTAATGGGAGCTTATTATCAAAAATTTGTACATAGAGAAATACAATTACCTTCAACCCTTATTGTTGAACAAGGACATGAAATGAATAAAGATGGAAAGGTATATGTACATTTGGAAGGTCAACGTGATGAATTAGATGTATATATCTCTGGAAACGCAGTTCATGTTAAAGAATTTATGGTAGAGCTGAATGAAATGTAA